GGCGATCATCGACGCGTGCCTATCCATTCGCAATTTCGACCGCGGGGCTCTGGGCGTCTGGTCGTTCGATGCCAACGGCGATAGCACTCTCCGCACGCTGTCGGGCAGCATGGTCGGCCATGGGCGGTTTGAGTTCGTCCGAGTGCTGCAATAGCGTCATCGGGGGGTCAGCTAAAATTCTTCTTGGGAAATCCGGGAACGGATGGTAACGTATAAGGGAACAGCGACAACTAACTGGGGGCAGTACTTTGGGAACGGACGGCCCACGGCGGGCAAGAGGAGGCGTCTCGATACACCTCGGGGTATTGCCAGTCTCGCACAGGCGGGAGTTCCCCCATGCCAATACGTTTTAAGTGTCCCAACGGGCACGAGTTGAATGTCAAAGACAAGTACGCCGGGCTGACCGGCCTTTGTCCGCAGTGTCAAACACGGGTGCTGGTGCCGATCCCGGCAGGCAAGCTGACCGACGACGCCATCGTCGGAATGCTGGGTCCGCCGCCTCCGCCCGACGATGACGCTTTGCCCGTACACCAGGATTCCAAGCACCGCACCGGGGTTGCCGATCCCGGTTCGTCGTCGGGCACGAGCCTGCGCGGCCTGTCGCCCTTGAACCGCGGCATGAAGGTCTGTCCGAAGTGCCGCCGCGAGGTGCGGGCGGTGTACGACATCTGCCCCTATTGCCGCACCTACTTCAGCGACACGGGCGAGGTGAATCGCCGCTTGATGCTGACCTGCATGAAGTGCGGCTTCGAGTACGAGCACCACGTCGCGGCGATCTGGTGCAAGCAGTGCGGCGCCGATTTAAGGCTGCAACACTAAGCCCGGCTGACCGCCGAAGCCAGGCGAAGTGAGTATCGGTTGCGGACGGGCGGCAGAACCGTTACCTTCGCCAGTTTCCGCTCCGCCGTATACTTAGGGTGCGGGGCATCGCCGCCCGACCACCTGCCGGTCCCAGAACTCCCGACGCCCATGATCCTCTCGCACGTCTACCCGAACGGCCTCGTGCTGCTGGCCGAGCCGATGGAATCGGTCGAGTCGGTGGCCTTCACGTTTCGCGTTCCGGCCGGCACGGCCGTCGAACCGCGGGGCCAAGGCGGAGTGGCGGGCATGACCTGCGAAATGATCCTGCGGGGAGCCGGACCGCGAGACAACCGCCAGTTCGTCAACGATCTCGATAACCTGGGCGTGGAACGCGGTGAAAACGTGGGAGATGCCCACGTGGTGTTTCGCGGGGCGACGCTGGCCCGCAACCTCTCACCGGCCCTGGAGATTTATGCCGATATTCTGCGGCGGCCGCACTTGCCCGACGAGCAGTTCGAGCCGTGCCGCCTGATCGCCCTACAAGAACTTGCGGCCGTCGAAGACGAGCCGGCGCACAAGGTGATGCTGGAGTTGCGGCGGCGGCATTTTCCCGATCCCTGGGGCCGGGCCAGCCAGGGTGAACAAGCCGCTCTGGAGTCGTTGACCCTGGCCGATATTCAGAACTATTTTCAGCGAGTTTATCGTCCCAACGGCAGCATCCTGGGAGTCGCCGGACGCATCGAGTGGGAAGTGCTGAAAGCCGACGTTGGACGCCTGCTGGGCGACTGGCCGGCGGCCAGCGAGGCGAAGATCGAAGAACACCAGGCCGGGCCGCACCGCGAGCACCTCGACCACGAGTCGAACCAGACCCAGATCGGCCTGGCCTACCCCAGCGTGGCCTATCGCGACGATGACTATTACGTCGCCTCGGCGGCCGTGGGAGTGCTGGGCGACGGCATGAGCTCGCGGCTGTTCACCGAGGTGCGCGAGAAGCGGGGTCTGTGCTACAGCGTATATGCGTCGCACGGCACGCTGCTCGATCGCGGCAGCGTGTTTTGCTACGCCGGCACCAGCGCCGAGCGGGCGCAAGAGACGCTCGACGTCATGCTGCGCGAGATCGTGCGGCTGGCCGAGGGGATCGAGGCGGGCGAGCTGGAGCGGCTCAAGGCCCGCATCAAGAGCAGCCTGATCATGCAGCAAGAATCGACCTCGGCCCGCAGCGCACTGCTGACGCGCGACTGGTACTTCTTGGGCCGCGTGCGCACGCTGGATGAGGTCGAGGCCATTGTGGATGGTCTTTCGGCCGACGAAATCAACCGCTATCTGGCGGGCCATCGGCCGCGGCAATTCACCATCGTTACCTTGGGACCCAAAGCGTTGGAGGTGCCAGTTGGAATTCCGTGAGCACGTGCTAGCAAACGGCCTGGAAGTCGTGGCCGAGTGCAACCCCGAAGCCCGCTCGGTCGCCTTGGGCTTTTTTGTGAAGGCCGGGGCCTGCGACGAGACCGACGACGTGTCGGGCGTGAGCCACTTTTTGGAACACATGGTTTTCAAAGGCACGCCCAAGCGGACGGCCGACGAAGTCAACCGCCGCTTCGACGAGCTGGGAGCCCATTACAATGCTTTCACCAGCGAAGAAAAGACGGTCTATCACGCGGCCGTGTTGCCCGAATATCAGCGGCCGGCGTTGGAGCTGTGGGCCGACGTGCTGCGTCCTTCGCTGCGCGGCGACGACTTCGACACCGAGAAAAAGGTGATCATCGAAGAGATCAAGATGTATGCCGACCAGCCGCCCTACGGGGCCGACGACCGCGTGCGGGCGACGCACTTCGGCCGGCACCCGCTGGGCCGCAGCGTGCTGGGCACCGTCGAGAGCATCCGCCAGCTCGGCGTCGACGCCATGCGTGCCTACTTCGAGCGTCGCTATAGTCCGGAGAACATCTCGATTGTCGCGGCGGGCAAAGTCGATTTTGCCGACCTGGTGGCGGCGGCCGAGGAACATTGCGGCCACTGGCGGCGGTTCGAGGCGCCGCGGGAGATCGGTCCGGCCCAGGCGCACTCCAGCTTCGAGTGCATTTACAAAGACACCAGCACGCAGGAATACTGTTTGCAGTTGGCCAACGGTCCTTCGGCCACCGACGACGACCGCTACGCCGCCAAGCTGCTGGCCGCCGTCATCGGCGACGATTCCGGCAGCCGGCTCTATTGGGAGCTGGTCGATCCGGGTCTGGCGGAACATGCTTCGCTGGGCCATCACGACCACTTGGGCACGGGGTTGTTCGTCAGCTATCTTTCCTGCGACCCGGAATTCGCGGTGGAAAACCTGCGGCGTCTGGCCGAGATTTATCGTCGCACGGAGGAGGAGGGGATCACGGCGGCGGAGCTCGA
Above is a window of Pirellulales bacterium DNA encoding:
- a CDS encoding pitrilysin family protein, which produces MILSHVYPNGLVLLAEPMESVESVAFTFRVPAGTAVEPRGQGGVAGMTCEMILRGAGPRDNRQFVNDLDNLGVERGENVGDAHVVFRGATLARNLSPALEIYADILRRPHLPDEQFEPCRLIALQELAAVEDEPAHKVMLELRRRHFPDPWGRASQGEQAALESLTLADIQNYFQRVYRPNGSILGVAGRIEWEVLKADVGRLLGDWPAASEAKIEEHQAGPHREHLDHESNQTQIGLAYPSVAYRDDDYYVASAAVGVLGDGMSSRLFTEVREKRGLCYSVYASHGTLLDRGSVFCYAGTSAERAQETLDVMLREIVRLAEGIEAGELERLKARIKSSLIMQQESTSARSALLTRDWYFLGRVRTLDEVEAIVDGLSADEINRYLAGHRPRQFTIVTLGPKALEVPVGIP
- a CDS encoding pitrilysin family protein yields the protein MEFREHVLANGLEVVAECNPEARSVALGFFVKAGACDETDDVSGVSHFLEHMVFKGTPKRTADEVNRRFDELGAHYNAFTSEEKTVYHAAVLPEYQRPALELWADVLRPSLRGDDFDTEKKVIIEEIKMYADQPPYGADDRVRATHFGRHPLGRSVLGTVESIRQLGVDAMRAYFERRYSPENISIVAAGKVDFADLVAAAEEHCGHWRRFEAPREIGPAQAHSSFECIYKDTSTQEYCLQLANGPSATDDDRYAAKLLAAVIGDDSGSRLYWELVDPGLAEHASLGHHDHLGTGLFVSYLSCDPEFAVENLRRLAEIYRRTEEEGITAAELDQAKNKIDSRVVLSSERPRGRLFNLGANWVYRHEYRSMKDDLDAIDRITLDEVNAVLSKYPLSVNTTVAIGPLKELP